A region from the Sphingopyxis lindanitolerans genome encodes:
- a CDS encoding DUF736 domain-containing protein, which produces MATIANLTVKTDGSFEGTLATLSVTAPIAIIPNGRKAKDSEPDYRVVSRKNGFELGAGWVRTSQTTGAEYVSVSLSAPELGTIYCNIANAPGDDASKKVLIWNPPS; this is translated from the coding sequence ATGGCCACCATCGCAAATCTCACCGTTAAGACGGACGGCAGCTTCGAAGGCACGCTTGCCACGCTCAGCGTCACCGCACCGATCGCGATCATCCCCAACGGTCGCAAGGCCAAGGACAGCGAACCCGATTATCGGGTCGTCAGTCGCAAAAATGGCTTCGAACTCGGTGCTGGCTGGGTTCGGACCTCGCAGACGACCGGTGCCGAATATGTCTCGGTGTCGCTGTCGGCCCCCGAACTTGGAACGATCTACTGCAACATTGCGAACGCGCCGGGCGATGACGCGTCGAAGAAGGTTTTGATCTGGAATCCGCCATCGTGA
- a CDS encoding DUF6035 family protein — translation MWGSAAITEAPLAPARSVPRPAIAEVLDLDTGEFMESRGFITSFLYQELVKERGIILGRMHRDEPRFVCADCMVPVYLVSRPEEHIFFFRHRHEDGSCPARTRSPLSEEEIRARKYHGLRESEPHKQLKAMLLRCLDADPSFSDIATEQHWKSSTREKAYRRPDVQAEDSSGKIAFEVQLSTTFLRVVVGRRDFYREESALLIWLFRGFDPSYRLMTTDDLLFPNNSNLFVIDDETVRISLEREQLHFRCHFRRPIRSGYEVTDRFESEIVAFSTLTQDRDGQRAFYFDYDGAEAEIRVAIAADRAEAEAAAEEQRLAEIARLEAEAARRRGELDANDRKDFFEFWLEYGGTFRHTSESRGAWLGLRGRFAWRAIPLPEYPDTSAEVRAMVSALYSAREGKPVGWNYDKLVQVAHLLAQSHPRLILAFGYALEIHQRMPQIEREDVSGKWLNRKWDIGARLKIRDEALLPDPELFPLMRFLFPEVAERVEGYFERATRSDGSS, via the coding sequence ATGTGGGGCAGTGCAGCGATTACCGAAGCGCCATTGGCACCAGCGCGTTCGGTTCCTCGTCCGGCGATTGCGGAGGTGCTCGACCTCGACACAGGCGAGTTCATGGAGTCGAGGGGTTTTATAACAAGCTTCCTCTATCAGGAGCTGGTCAAAGAGCGCGGGATCATCCTCGGCCGTATGCATCGGGACGAACCACGGTTCGTCTGTGCGGACTGTATGGTGCCTGTCTATCTCGTTTCGCGGCCCGAAGAGCACATCTTCTTCTTCCGCCACCGGCATGAGGATGGATCCTGTCCCGCACGGACGCGCTCGCCTCTTTCAGAGGAAGAGATTCGCGCCCGAAAATATCATGGCCTGCGCGAGAGCGAGCCGCATAAGCAGCTCAAGGCCATGCTGCTCAGGTGCCTCGATGCGGATCCGAGCTTCTCCGATATTGCGACTGAGCAGCATTGGAAGAGCAGTACCCGCGAGAAGGCCTATCGCAGGCCCGACGTCCAGGCCGAGGACAGCAGTGGCAAAATTGCCTTCGAGGTCCAGCTTTCGACGACATTTTTGCGGGTTGTGGTGGGGAGGCGAGATTTCTACCGCGAAGAGAGTGCCTTGCTAATTTGGTTGTTCAGGGGATTTGATCCTTCGTATCGCTTGATGACCACCGATGACCTTCTGTTTCCGAACAATTCGAATCTCTTTGTCATTGATGACGAGACAGTCCGGATTTCGCTGGAGCGTGAGCAACTTCACTTCCGCTGTCATTTTCGTCGACCGATAAGGTCGGGCTATGAGGTAACCGATCGCTTCGAGAGCGAAATTGTCGCCTTCTCGACGCTGACCCAAGACCGCGACGGCCAACGCGCTTTTTACTTCGACTATGATGGAGCAGAGGCCGAGATACGCGTCGCAATCGCTGCGGATCGAGCCGAGGCCGAGGCTGCGGCAGAAGAGCAACGCCTCGCAGAGATAGCGCGGTTGGAGGCGGAGGCTGCGAGGCGGCGTGGCGAGCTAGACGCGAATGACCGGAAGGATTTCTTCGAATTCTGGCTCGAATATGGCGGGACGTTTCGGCATACGAGCGAAAGCCGGGGCGCGTGGCTCGGCTTGCGCGGCCGTTTCGCATGGAGAGCCATTCCGCTGCCCGAATACCCCGACACTTCTGCGGAGGTCAGGGCGATGGTCAGCGCTCTTTACAGCGCTCGCGAGGGCAAGCCAGTCGGATGGAACTACGATAAATTGGTGCAGGTCGCGCATCTACTGGCTCAAAGTCACCCGCGCCTGATCCTTGCGTTCGGATATGCCCTCGAGATTCACCAGCGCATGCCGCAGATCGAGCGAGAGGACGTGTCAGGCAAGTGGCTTAATCGGAAATGGGACATCGGCGCACGTCTGAAAATTCGCGACGAGGCCCTGCTGCCAGATCCCGAACTTTTTCCCCTCATGCGCTTCCTGTTCCCGGAGGTTGCCGAGCGGGTCGAGGGCTATTTCGAGCGAGCCACGCGGAGCGACGGCTCGTCCTAG
- a CDS encoding helix-turn-helix transcriptional regulator has protein sequence MSDFAAPIVPRFLKTPDAAVHLGLSARTLEKHRCYGTGPVYRKLGGRIVYAMEDLNAWAEIGRRHSTSDPGKGTILPARPVQR, from the coding sequence ATGAGCGATTTCGCCGCCCCCATTGTCCCGCGATTTCTGAAAACACCCGACGCCGCCGTCCATCTCGGCTTGTCGGCCCGCACGCTCGAAAAGCATCGTTGCTACGGAACCGGCCCGGTCTATCGCAAGCTCGGTGGCCGCATCGTCTATGCGATGGAGGATTTGAACGCCTGGGCCGAAATCGGCCGGCGTCATTCGACCTCCGATCCGGGCAAAGGCACCATCCTCCCCGCGCGCCCGGTGCAGCGCTGA
- a CDS encoding TIGR02391 family protein, with protein sequence MAFFTQDQLKAIADALGDTEAGLTGTEIQHLFATCNLNDPGPITKRVRIFNAFAKSQNDKQNRTHILEFVRQAMKPAQYSRTPERYEPMRALVNQALAFAGLVVDQTGAISVVEAAQTLPEAQRRARELRADLEGRGVHADVLKFCRAELLADDYFHAVQEAVKSVADKMRSRTGLTDDGASLVDRALGGEPPLLAINARTTGSQRSEQSGFANLVRGAFGMFRNPTAHEPRIYWSMTKEDAEDLLTIVSLIHRRLDSAHMPPRV encoded by the coding sequence ATGGCATTTTTCACTCAGGACCAGTTGAAAGCCATTGCCGATGCTCTTGGCGACACTGAAGCCGGTCTGACGGGCACCGAGATTCAGCATCTTTTCGCGACATGCAATTTGAATGATCCTGGGCCAATCACGAAACGTGTTCGGATCTTCAATGCATTTGCCAAAAGCCAGAACGACAAGCAGAACCGAACACATATCCTTGAATTTGTCCGTCAGGCGATGAAGCCCGCGCAATATAGTCGCACGCCGGAACGCTACGAACCGATGAGGGCTCTCGTGAATCAAGCGTTGGCTTTCGCCGGACTTGTGGTGGACCAGACGGGTGCGATCTCTGTAGTCGAGGCAGCGCAAACCTTACCGGAGGCGCAGCGGCGGGCTCGGGAATTGCGGGCAGATCTGGAAGGGCGGGGTGTCCATGCGGACGTTTTGAAATTCTGCCGGGCCGAACTGCTCGCCGACGATTATTTTCACGCCGTGCAGGAAGCGGTTAAAAGTGTCGCCGACAAGATGCGTTCACGCACTGGGCTGACCGACGATGGTGCGTCACTGGTTGATCGGGCACTTGGAGGTGAACCGCCCCTGCTCGCAATAAATGCGCGGACGACCGGTAGCCAGCGTAGTGAACAGAGCGGATTTGCAAATCTCGTGCGCGGAGCCTTTGGCATGTTCCGTAATCCTACCGCCCACGAACCACGCATATATTGGTCGATGACAAAAGAGGACGCCGAGGATTTGCTGACAATCGTGTCGCTTATCCATCGCCGATTAGATTCGGCGCACATGCCGCCTAGGGTTTGA
- a CDS encoding DUF2840 domain-containing protein — translation MCSGQASSGTAGCAAPPPGGPQDSLTEVELTWIEGRLEQWIRFGRIAAERILSRSTKRVDFRPGATFAFVRWTSNDYGTVHSSIVIATAVATGAPYSTLPFVRPGADLLLRIDGWQKVQQVLQAIDAVEATGVDACDAAPDHWRHVGNRIATGMPFRPYGSDRHSAWLRRRAIEA, via the coding sequence ATGTGCAGCGGACAGGCTTCGAGCGGGACGGCTGGCTGCGCTGCGCCGCCGCCCGGCGGGCCGCAGGACAGCCTGACCGAAGTCGAACTGACCTGGATCGAAGGGCGCCTCGAGCAGTGGATTCGCTTCGGCCGTATCGCCGCCGAGCGCATCCTGAGCCGCAGCACCAAGCGGGTCGACTTCCGTCCGGGCGCGACCTTCGCCTTCGTCCGCTGGACGTCGAACGACTATGGCACGGTGCATTCGAGCATTGTGATCGCGACTGCGGTTGCTACGGGCGCGCCCTATTCGACGCTGCCATTCGTTCGCCCCGGTGCCGATCTCCTGCTCCGCATCGACGGCTGGCAAAAGGTTCAGCAGGTCCTGCAAGCCATCGATGCGGTCGAGGCGACCGGCGTCGATGCTTGCGATGCGGCGCCCGACCATTGGCGTCATGTCGGCAACCGCATTGCGACCGGAATGCCGTTCCGCCCTTATGGGTCAGATCGCCATTCGGCATGGCTTCGCCGCCGGGCGATCGAGGCATGA
- a CDS encoding DUF736 domain-containing protein has translation MTKIGSFTKTASGEYQGEIVTLSVQAQSVRIVPDANASGNAPSHRVLIGEAEVGAAWPKSTQDDRPYLSVKLDDPTFSGPIFAQLFAGEGEAHDLVWSRPTRRGN, from the coding sequence ATGACCAAGATCGGCAGCTTCACGAAGACCGCCTCCGGCGAATATCAGGGCGAGATCGTCACCCTTTCGGTGCAGGCCCAATCGGTACGCATCGTCCCCGACGCCAATGCCAGCGGCAACGCGCCAAGCCACCGCGTCCTCATCGGCGAGGCCGAAGTCGGCGCCGCCTGGCCGAAATCCACCCAGGACGACCGCCCCTATCTCTCGGTCAAGCTCGATGACCCGACCTTCTCCGGTCCGATCTTCGCACAGCTCTTCGCGGGCGAGGGTGAAGCGCATGACCTGGTGTGGAGCCGTCCGACCCGGCGCGGCAACTGA
- a CDS encoding transcriptional regulator domain-containing protein, protein MQPIVDWRSQDFLKIFERYDRADFAQEFLRRNPRYRAAYRAGAASGRSRSALRRLARHWGLVFRR, encoded by the coding sequence ATGCAGCCCATAGTCGACTGGCGGTCCCAGGATTTTCTGAAGATATTTGAACGATATGATCGCGCGGACTTCGCGCAGGAATTCCTGCGCCGCAATCCGCGCTATCGCGCCGCCTATCGTGCCGGCGCCGCGTCCGGGCGGTCGCGCTCCGCGCTTCGCAGGCTCGCCCGCCACTGGGGGTTGGTCTTTCGCCGTTGA
- a CDS encoding HEPN domain-containing protein — MRSSLDHLPPHKQRELERIVQIVFEEFEDALALATQDWKRKGRISKIILYGSYARGGWVDEPHTAKGYQSDYDLLIVVNDDRLTDRVEYWSKLDDRLIRELSVTKTLRTPVNFIVHSVDEVNAGLSQGRYFFMDVARDGIAIYQAVDDELPEPQPKTPHAALEMAREYYDEWFSTATDFFDSANDAIKRGKTKLAAFLMHQATERYYHCALLVCTFYSPHIHNLAFLRTQAEKIDRRLIEVWPREVKADRSRFEKLKEAYIKARYSKHYRISEDELSWLGARVSVLAELVGTICAERITQLEETARDAG; from the coding sequence ATGCGCAGCAGTCTCGATCATCTCCCCCCGCACAAACAGCGCGAACTCGAACGGATCGTCCAGATCGTCTTCGAAGAATTCGAGGATGCGCTGGCGCTCGCGACCCAGGACTGGAAGCGCAAGGGGCGGATTTCGAAGATCATCCTCTACGGCAGCTATGCGCGCGGCGGATGGGTTGACGAGCCGCATACCGCGAAGGGCTATCAGTCGGATTATGACCTGTTGATTGTCGTCAACGATGACAGGCTGACCGATCGCGTCGAATATTGGTCGAAGCTCGACGATCGGCTGATCCGCGAACTGTCCGTCACGAAGACACTGCGCACGCCGGTGAATTTCATCGTCCACAGTGTCGATGAGGTGAATGCCGGGCTGTCGCAGGGACGCTATTTCTTCATGGACGTCGCCCGCGATGGGATCGCGATTTATCAGGCCGTCGATGATGAATTGCCCGAGCCGCAGCCGAAGACGCCACATGCGGCGCTTGAGATGGCGCGCGAATATTACGACGAATGGTTTTCCACTGCGACGGACTTCTTCGACAGCGCAAACGATGCAATCAAGCGCGGGAAAACTAAGCTCGCAGCCTTCCTCATGCACCAAGCGACGGAGCGATATTATCATTGTGCCTTGCTGGTCTGCACATTTTATTCGCCCCACATCCATAACTTAGCCTTCTTGCGAACTCAGGCTGAGAAGATTGATCGACGGTTAATCGAAGTTTGGCCCCGTGAAGTGAAAGCTGACCGATCTCGGTTCGAGAAGCTGAAGGAGGCTTACATCAAGGCCCGCTACTCGAAGCACTATCGCATTTCCGAAGATGAGCTTTCCTGGCTGGGCGCAAGGGTGTCGGTATTGGCGGAACTTGTCGGGACCATTTGTGCCGAGCGCATTACGCAGCTTGAGGAAACGGCACGAGACGCTGGATAG
- a CDS encoding trypsin-like peptidase domain-containing protein → MTAPGVDSCSLVPLFVEAYFRDQRLGVGTAFPWLLPDTSLALITNWHVAAGRNHETDACLHPMAGVPDHLRVHVPQNERSDAPYIVSVATMDAEGRPLWTEHPTLGRGVDVVALAFVPPPNLCLMPLNAMPMVSLKQRVGMPVFILGFPFGRTGMGMPVWKQATFASEPCLAPHLDKPYFIVDSASRPGMSGSPVIQRAHGNIELEDGRIGTVGNGDGAFNFVGIYSGRFHTEDVDDAQLGRVWPRALLEEILTSHLTAKS, encoded by the coding sequence GTGACGGCGCCCGGTGTCGATAGCTGTTCGCTCGTTCCTTTGTTCGTTGAAGCATACTTCCGTGACCAGCGTCTTGGCGTTGGAACGGCCTTTCCATGGCTCCTGCCTGACACAAGCCTCGCACTCATTACCAACTGGCATGTCGCCGCGGGGCGAAATCATGAAACCGATGCATGTTTGCATCCGATGGCGGGCGTTCCCGATCATCTGCGGGTTCATGTGCCTCAGAACGAGCGCAGCGACGCACCGTATATCGTTTCGGTTGCCACTATGGACGCTGAGGGTCGGCCCCTGTGGACCGAACATCCGACGTTAGGACGAGGAGTCGATGTTGTGGCGCTGGCATTCGTGCCGCCGCCCAATCTCTGTCTCATGCCGCTGAATGCGATGCCGATGGTCAGTCTCAAGCAACGTGTCGGTATGCCGGTTTTCATACTCGGGTTTCCATTTGGTCGAACGGGAATGGGAATGCCGGTTTGGAAGCAGGCTACGTTCGCGAGCGAACCCTGCCTCGCCCCTCACCTCGACAAACCCTATTTTATCGTTGATTCAGCCTCGCGGCCGGGCATGTCGGGTTCGCCCGTGATCCAGCGCGCGCATGGAAACATTGAGCTTGAGGACGGCCGTATCGGCACTGTTGGGAATGGCGATGGAGCGTTCAACTTCGTCGGAATTTATTCTGGTCGGTTCCATACCGAAGACGTCGACGACGCGCAGTTGGGGCGTGTTTGGCCTCGCGCGCTCCTCGAAGAGATATTGACATCACATCTTACCGCCAAAAGTTGA
- a CDS encoding DUF2285 domain-containing protein produces MSDVAASGGIAAEWLAYREWHLVLAIGGRRYRLWIADCLHNEALAYVVPADDHIAERQAATEALHGWIMACSASVPPGQPGPTERWRLVQWLRLLDALDENIAPRDLAATLILPDAGSYSAAEWDASSERRRLARWQHSAIAMRDGGYLALLAGG; encoded by the coding sequence TTGTCCGACGTCGCCGCTTCGGGCGGCATCGCCGCCGAATGGCTCGCATACCGCGAATGGCATCTCGTGCTCGCCATCGGCGGCCGCCGCTACCGGCTCTGGATCGCCGATTGCCTGCACAATGAGGCGCTCGCCTATGTGGTGCCGGCCGACGATCATATCGCTGAACGCCAGGCAGCGACCGAGGCGCTCCACGGATGGATCATGGCGTGCTCCGCTTCGGTCCCGCCGGGTCAGCCCGGCCCCACCGAGCGCTGGCGGCTGGTGCAGTGGCTGCGCTTGCTCGACGCGCTCGATGAAAACATAGCCCCGCGCGACCTCGCCGCGACCCTCATCCTGCCCGACGCCGGCTCCTATTCCGCTGCCGAATGGGATGCGTCGAGCGAGCGCCGCCGCCTCGCGCGCTGGCAGCATAGCGCAATCGCGATGCGCGACGGCGGCTATCTCGCCCTGCTCGCGGGCGGCTGA
- a CDS encoding S26 family signal peptidase, with amino-acid sequence MNRRYLHATVAAASLFGTLFVAVAWLAPAPRLLWNASASAPIGLYRIDPGATPRAGDLVAIRPSPPLGAWLAERQYLPAGVPLLKRVAALPGARICRSGVFVTIDGLAAARAMARDRLGRPLPFWLGCRIVGPDELFLLNAAPDSLDGRYFGPLPAAGLLGVAHPVMTRPASGAPLSAHRPSPDQTSSQAE; translated from the coding sequence ATGAACCGCCGCTATCTCCATGCGACGGTTGCCGCCGCGTCGCTCTTCGGCACTCTCTTTGTAGCGGTCGCCTGGCTGGCGCCGGCGCCGCGCCTGCTCTGGAATGCCAGCGCGAGTGCTCCGATCGGGCTGTATCGGATCGACCCGGGTGCGACGCCGAGAGCAGGTGATCTGGTCGCGATCCGGCCGTCGCCGCCGCTCGGCGCCTGGCTTGCCGAGCGCCAGTATCTCCCCGCTGGCGTGCCGCTTTTGAAGCGCGTTGCGGCCCTTCCAGGAGCCCGCATTTGCCGTTCAGGCGTCTTCGTGACGATCGACGGCCTTGCCGCCGCGCGCGCCATGGCGCGCGATCGCCTCGGCCGGCCACTGCCGTTCTGGCTCGGCTGCCGGATCGTTGGCCCCGACGAACTCTTCCTCCTCAATGCCGCGCCGGACAGTCTCGACGGGCGCTATTTCGGACCGCTGCCCGCCGCCGGGCTGCTCGGCGTCGCACATCCCGTCATGACCCGCCCGGCTTCCGGTGCGCCGCTTAGCGCCCACCGGCCCTCCCCGGACCAGACTTCATCCCAAGCTGAATAG
- a CDS encoding Shedu anti-phage system protein SduA domain-containing protein: protein MPTLFELSKPENQARFHRELAEQFPDALYGSRRDFSAKLAGEFDAALATGSEEAMQNIIETHPYLLQYAFRTTGHHGTWAYAKRWIRTNQVNGQRGLIPDFIAAMSNSLGYSWQIIELKRPDVQFANKRGDGLSTEAHKALAQCGEYMSHFANYIENVRVNVGNERIKQPDGVTIVMGDSRLENEAQRKVRVGFQDLSPKISIATYDRLRRGLLNDVMPSALETPTYEGAQTADFLGGRPA, encoded by the coding sequence ATGCCGACTCTATTCGAGCTATCCAAACCGGAAAATCAGGCGCGATTTCACAGGGAACTTGCAGAGCAATTTCCGGACGCGCTGTACGGTTCGAGACGAGATTTTAGCGCCAAGCTGGCTGGAGAATTCGATGCCGCTTTGGCCACAGGGTCGGAAGAGGCGATGCAAAATATAATCGAGACGCATCCCTACCTTCTGCAATATGCATTCCGGACGACTGGTCATCACGGGACATGGGCATATGCCAAACGGTGGATTCGGACCAATCAGGTAAACGGCCAGCGCGGTCTCATTCCTGACTTTATAGCGGCCATGAGCAACTCGCTCGGCTATAGTTGGCAGATCATCGAGCTAAAACGGCCTGACGTCCAGTTCGCGAACAAGCGCGGCGACGGGCTTAGTACGGAAGCACATAAAGCACTTGCTCAGTGCGGCGAATATATGAGCCACTTCGCGAACTACATCGAGAATGTCCGCGTGAATGTCGGAAACGAACGCATAAAACAGCCGGATGGTGTGACGATCGTGATGGGGGATTCTCGCCTGGAGAATGAAGCGCAGCGAAAGGTAAGGGTAGGCTTCCAAGACCTAAGCCCGAAGATATCGATCGCCACCTATGATCGTCTGCGGCGTGGACTGCTGAACGATGTGATGCCGTCCGCGCTCGAAACGCCGACATACGAGGGGGCGCAAACAGCCGATTTTCTGGGCGGACGACCCGCCTGA